A part of Candidatus Deferrimicrobium borealis genomic DNA contains:
- a CDS encoding thiamine pyrophosphate-dependent enzyme yields MSGIFDTDVESAWCPGCGNVAILDAVKKALERTGKAKHEIVLVSGIGQAAKLPHHVDVNVFNGLHGRALPAALAIRMANPSLTVVVTSGDGDIYGEGGNHLVHNIRRNPDIAVFVHDNQVYGLTKGQPSPTSDPGWAGSLQRSGVIAGPFPPLAAAIALGCGFVARGLAADVEFTADLMVRAIAHKGFALVDILQPCVTFNKKNTYEWYGKMTYKIPPDHDAADRVRAFALSLEWEERIPIGVLYRRDDRPPFEELHPGVGDPPLHARETPPDAVRDLLRKRLFTLP; encoded by the coding sequence ATGAGCGGGATCTTCGACACGGACGTGGAGAGCGCCTGGTGCCCCGGGTGCGGAAACGTCGCGATCCTCGACGCGGTGAAAAAGGCGCTGGAGCGGACGGGGAAGGCGAAGCACGAGATCGTCCTGGTCTCCGGCATCGGACAGGCGGCGAAATTGCCGCACCACGTGGACGTCAACGTCTTCAACGGGCTCCACGGCCGCGCCCTGCCGGCCGCGCTGGCGATCCGGATGGCGAACCCGTCGCTCACCGTCGTGGTCACCAGCGGCGACGGCGACATCTACGGCGAGGGGGGGAATCACCTCGTCCACAATATCCGGCGCAACCCCGACATCGCCGTGTTCGTCCACGACAACCAGGTGTACGGGCTGACGAAGGGGCAGCCGTCCCCCACCAGCGACCCCGGGTGGGCAGGGTCGCTGCAGCGCTCCGGAGTCATCGCGGGCCCCTTCCCGCCGCTCGCCGCGGCGATCGCGCTGGGATGCGGGTTCGTCGCGCGGGGGCTGGCCGCCGACGTCGAGTTCACCGCGGACCTGATGGTCCGGGCGATCGCGCACAAGGGGTTCGCCCTGGTCGACATCCTGCAGCCGTGCGTCACGTTCAACAAGAAGAACACGTACGAGTGGTACGGGAAGATGACGTACAAGATCCCGCCCGACCATGACGCGGCCGACCGGGTGCGGGCGTTCGCGTTGTCGCTGGAATGGGAGGAGCGGATCCCGATCGGCGTCCTGTACCGCCGGGACGACCGGCCCCCGTTCGAGGAACTTCACCCGGGGGTGGGCGACCCGCCGCTGCACGCGCGGGAAACGCCGCCGGACGCGGTGCGCGACCTGCTGCGGAAGCGGCTCTTCACGCTGCCGTAA
- a CDS encoding efflux RND transporter periplasmic adaptor subunit, which yields MNRRFALGVAVLAACLAAAGCSSKEGVEKAKAAPAGKPAVSVDALIAATGDVVEGIEVTGTLSPKFQAEIKPEYGGVVTHVYVNDWAKVRKGDPLLKVDTREGEVLLLKAKAAHEMAKAGQLEAEAAVARADREYDRAVKLQEAGLLTRQGMDDARTQKEAAAARIAAAKAQVAVAGEDVAHVTTRLSKAVIRSPFDGTVAERMVNEGDLVGEMQKVVFRLVDNRLLELTVSVPSAEMAALRVGQPVRFSTDAFPGREFDGTVAHINPSVSPGDRSVRVIAEVRNVPEVLKGGLFVKGRIVTGGRKGVVQVPRTALLSWNVAARKGELFVVDNNVARRRGVTTGAVQGDRVEIPSGLRPGETVVTRGAFLLSDGDAVKVASVGK from the coding sequence ATGAACCGGAGATTCGCCCTCGGGGTCGCCGTTCTCGCCGCGTGTCTCGCCGCGGCCGGCTGCTCTTCGAAGGAGGGGGTCGAGAAAGCGAAGGCCGCCCCGGCGGGAAAGCCGGCCGTTTCCGTGGACGCTTTGATCGCCGCGACGGGGGATGTCGTCGAGGGGATCGAGGTCACCGGCACCTTGTCGCCGAAGTTTCAGGCGGAGATCAAGCCGGAGTACGGCGGCGTGGTCACGCACGTCTACGTGAACGACTGGGCGAAGGTGCGCAAGGGGGATCCCCTTCTCAAGGTGGATACGAGGGAGGGGGAGGTCCTCCTCCTCAAGGCGAAGGCGGCCCACGAGATGGCGAAGGCCGGGCAGCTGGAGGCCGAGGCGGCCGTCGCGCGCGCCGACCGGGAGTACGACCGGGCGGTCAAGCTGCAGGAGGCCGGACTGCTCACGCGGCAGGGGATGGACGACGCGCGGACGCAGAAGGAGGCGGCGGCCGCGCGGATCGCGGCGGCCAAGGCCCAGGTGGCGGTCGCCGGAGAGGATGTCGCCCACGTGACGACGCGCCTTTCCAAGGCGGTGATCCGCTCCCCCTTCGACGGGACGGTGGCGGAGCGGATGGTGAACGAGGGAGACCTCGTGGGCGAGATGCAGAAGGTGGTCTTCCGCCTCGTGGACAACCGGCTCCTCGAACTCACCGTGAGCGTGCCTTCCGCGGAGATGGCCGCCTTGCGCGTGGGACAGCCGGTCCGGTTTTCCACCGACGCGTTCCCCGGCAGGGAGTTCGACGGAACGGTCGCCCACATCAACCCGTCGGTGAGCCCCGGCGATCGCTCGGTTCGCGTGATCGCCGAGGTGCGAAACGTTCCGGAGGTCCTGAAGGGCGGACTGTTCGTGAAGGGGAGGATCGTGACCGGCGGCCGGAAGGGGGTCGTCCAGGTCCCGCGGACGGCCCTTCTCTCCTGGAACGTGGCCGCCCGGAAGGGGGAGCTCTTCGTCGTCGACAACAACGTCGCGCGCCGCCGGGGGGTGACGACGGGAGCGGTCCAGGGAGACCGCGTCGAGATCCCCTCGGGCCTGCGGCCCGGGGAGACGGTCGTCACCCGCGGCGCGTTCCTCCTTTCGGACGGTGACGCGGTGAAGGTCGCCAGCGTGGGCAAATAG
- a CDS encoding efflux RND transporter permease subunit: MFLSDLSIKRPIFASVMMLALVTLGAFSYKRLAVDMFPDVEIPVVTIVTVFPGASPESVEREVSKKIEEAVNPIAGVKKVLSISRESVSTVMVQFQLEVKLNDGAQEARAKIAAIRGDLPEGIEEPIIQKLDFAAAPIVSLAVRSDTLPSKDLTTLVEKKVKRRFENIPGVGKVDLVGSSKREVNVDIDQARLEALGMGVDEVIAGIRSENVNTPLGRLTKNGSEFPLRVSGKPAEVSRFPSMVIGQRNGRAVLLGEVADVVDGIEEPRSLALVNGVPAIALDIQKQSRANTVSVVELVKKEIVRLQPELPPGTRIEIVRDASTMIRDSVEDVQTTLVLGGILTIFIVFCFLNSWRSTVITGLTLPISVISSFIVMNFMGMTLNVMTLMALSLAIGLLIDDAIVVRENIVRHLEHGQDHFEAARAGTAEIGLAVLATTFSIVAVFVPVAFMKGIVGRFFFQFGITVAFAVLVSLFVSFTLDPMLSSRWIDPDIERKGKRHFVARILDRFNGWFDRAADRYRSMIAWALGHRKAMLALATLAFFGGLFAFASLKTEFFTPVDRAEFQINFKSAPDASLVETRDRVEAILSELRKIREVRRTFATIGAGDAGTVRDGMVYVKLSEKKERRRRQDEIQQEVRERLGTIPAIIPAIVEVGRLAGEKPFTVAVRGEDIGLLKGYAAALKREIRKIPGIVDLEVTLEHDIPEVRLTVDGERAADLGVTTGAVVRTVGALVGGQVVSTYEDPDGDAVNVRVRLPVAMRRDPSQVEGVRLAVNRGPEGVALVPLGEVARYSLSDTPSEINRQALTREVVISANLDGLPLGEAMNRVKEIAGRMPMAPGYRMVFTGEGEDMIETFGYMAEALLLAVIFVYLILAAQFESFIEPLAIMLSLPLSIVGMAGMLLLTGDTVNIMSLIGLIMLMGLVTKNAILLVDYAKVLQTRGMERSEAVVTAGRTRLRPILMTTLAMIFGMLPLALGIGAGAEMRAPMARAVVGGLVTSTFLTLLVVPVVYTLLDDFAAWMRRRWDGKKAAAVAGLLVLLHGIPSLGPPAAAADSAEMEILTLDDVVRITLENNRDIRKALELRNALEGKYVEERAAALPQVIGTARGSRGWDSTQEVFQIPPENTTVGAQLGVTQPLYTGGQVTAAIRAARVGLAIAEDRRKVSRQSALKEATTTFHDILLARELNAIALENRDQKARFLDEAQKKNTAGTATDYDVLVAKVGLENAKPVIVRTENQLLSLRERLRFLLGRDSRPIDVRGDLAAEIVPYPEYGKALASAVENRPELSDIRHRIGVTEELVTIAKAGTMPRLDVQADLGWRDSTFGDVSATGKVWSAGLFASWPLFDGLRTRGRVAQARSDQSTLRIEEAQLLDGVALQVRDATNAVRDAGEVVRAITDTVGQAERLLALAEKGYEYGVKTKLEVDDANFNLNQARVNLAQARRDYLVANLNLRYAMGTLGEEWTASYDTVETFTPATSPVGVAREVLEGRPALNR, encoded by the coding sequence ATGTTTCTCTCCGACCTCTCGATCAAGCGCCCCATCTTCGCCTCGGTCATGATGCTGGCCCTGGTGACGCTGGGCGCCTTCTCCTACAAGCGGCTCGCGGTCGACATGTTCCCCGACGTGGAGATCCCCGTCGTCACCATCGTCACGGTATTCCCCGGAGCCTCCCCCGAGAGCGTCGAGCGGGAGGTGAGCAAGAAGATCGAGGAGGCGGTCAACCCGATCGCCGGCGTGAAGAAAGTCCTCTCGATCTCCCGCGAGAGCGTCTCCACGGTCATGGTCCAGTTCCAGCTCGAGGTGAAACTGAACGACGGCGCCCAGGAGGCGCGGGCCAAGATCGCCGCCATCCGCGGCGATCTGCCGGAGGGGATCGAGGAGCCGATCATCCAGAAGCTGGACTTCGCGGCGGCTCCGATCGTATCCCTCGCGGTCCGGTCCGACACCCTCCCGTCGAAGGACCTCACCACCCTTGTGGAGAAGAAGGTCAAGCGGCGCTTCGAGAACATCCCCGGCGTCGGGAAGGTCGACCTCGTGGGGTCGTCGAAACGGGAGGTCAACGTCGACATCGACCAGGCGCGCCTCGAGGCGCTCGGCATGGGCGTGGACGAAGTGATCGCGGGGATCCGCTCCGAAAACGTCAACACCCCTCTTGGACGGTTGACGAAGAACGGGTCCGAATTCCCTTTGCGCGTTTCGGGGAAGCCCGCGGAGGTGTCCCGCTTCCCGTCGATGGTGATCGGTCAGAGGAACGGGCGGGCTGTTCTGTTGGGCGAGGTGGCCGACGTGGTCGACGGGATCGAGGAGCCGCGGTCCCTCGCGCTGGTGAACGGCGTGCCCGCGATCGCGCTCGACATCCAGAAGCAGTCGAGGGCGAACACGGTCTCCGTGGTCGAGCTGGTGAAGAAGGAGATCGTCCGGCTGCAGCCGGAGCTTCCCCCCGGGACGAGGATCGAGATCGTCCGGGACGCCTCGACCATGATCCGGGACTCCGTGGAGGACGTCCAGACGACCCTGGTCCTCGGCGGGATCCTGACGATCTTCATCGTCTTCTGCTTCCTCAACTCGTGGCGCTCCACGGTGATCACCGGACTCACCCTCCCGATCTCCGTCATCTCCTCCTTCATCGTCATGAACTTCATGGGAATGACGCTCAACGTGATGACGCTGATGGCCCTGTCCCTCGCCATCGGCCTCCTCATCGACGACGCGATCGTGGTCCGGGAGAACATCGTCCGGCACCTCGAACACGGGCAGGACCATTTCGAGGCGGCCCGGGCAGGGACCGCGGAGATCGGGCTCGCGGTGCTCGCCACCACCTTCTCCATCGTCGCCGTCTTCGTGCCGGTGGCGTTCATGAAGGGGATCGTCGGGCGGTTCTTCTTCCAGTTCGGGATCACCGTGGCCTTCGCGGTGCTCGTCTCCCTCTTCGTGTCGTTCACCCTCGACCCGATGCTCTCTTCCAGGTGGATCGACCCCGACATCGAGCGAAAGGGAAAACGACATTTCGTCGCCCGGATCCTCGACCGGTTCAACGGCTGGTTCGACCGGGCGGCCGACCGGTATCGGTCGATGATCGCGTGGGCCCTCGGGCATCGGAAGGCAATGCTCGCCCTCGCGACGCTGGCGTTCTTCGGCGGCCTCTTCGCGTTCGCGTCCCTAAAGACCGAGTTCTTCACGCCGGTGGACCGGGCCGAGTTCCAGATCAATTTCAAGTCGGCGCCGGATGCATCTCTCGTAGAGACGCGGGACCGCGTCGAGGCGATCCTTTCGGAACTCCGCAAGATCCGCGAGGTCCGCCGCACCTTCGCGACCATCGGGGCCGGGGACGCGGGGACGGTCCGGGACGGCATGGTGTACGTGAAGCTCTCCGAAAAGAAGGAGAGGAGACGGCGTCAGGACGAGATACAGCAGGAGGTGCGGGAGCGGCTGGGGACGATCCCCGCGATTATCCCTGCGATCGTCGAGGTGGGAAGGCTCGCCGGGGAGAAGCCGTTCACCGTGGCCGTGCGCGGGGAGGACATCGGCCTCCTCAAGGGATACGCGGCGGCCCTGAAACGCGAGATCCGGAAGATCCCCGGAATCGTCGACCTCGAGGTGACCCTGGAGCACGACATCCCGGAGGTTCGCCTGACCGTGGACGGGGAGCGGGCGGCGGACCTGGGCGTGACGACCGGGGCCGTCGTGCGCACCGTGGGCGCGCTGGTCGGGGGGCAGGTGGTCTCGACCTACGAGGACCCGGACGGCGACGCGGTGAACGTTCGCGTCCGGCTGCCCGTCGCGATGCGCCGGGACCCGTCCCAGGTGGAGGGGGTCCGGCTGGCGGTGAACCGGGGGCCGGAAGGGGTCGCCCTCGTGCCGCTGGGCGAAGTGGCCCGGTATTCGCTGAGCGACACCCCGTCCGAGATCAACCGGCAGGCGCTGACCCGGGAGGTCGTCATCTCGGCGAACCTCGACGGGTTGCCGCTGGGGGAGGCGATGAACAGGGTCAAGGAGATCGCCGGCAGGATGCCGATGGCTCCGGGGTACCGCATGGTCTTCACCGGGGAGGGGGAGGACATGATCGAGACGTTCGGCTACATGGCCGAGGCGCTTCTCCTCGCCGTGATCTTCGTCTACCTGATTCTCGCGGCGCAGTTCGAATCGTTCATCGAGCCGCTCGCCATCATGCTGTCCCTGCCCCTCTCGATCGTGGGGATGGCGGGGATGCTGCTGCTGACGGGGGACACGGTGAACATCATGTCCCTCATCGGGCTCATCATGCTGATGGGGCTGGTGACGAAGAACGCGATCCTGCTCGTGGATTACGCGAAGGTGCTGCAGACGCGGGGGATGGAACGGTCCGAGGCGGTGGTCACGGCGGGCAGGACGCGGCTGCGGCCCATCCTGATGACGACGCTGGCGATGATCTTCGGGATGCTCCCCCTGGCGCTGGGGATCGGGGCGGGTGCGGAGATGCGGGCGCCGATGGCGCGGGCCGTCGTCGGGGGGCTGGTCACGTCGACCTTCCTCACGCTGCTCGTCGTGCCGGTCGTCTACACGCTGCTGGACGACTTCGCCGCCTGGATGCGGCGGCGATGGGACGGGAAGAAGGCCGCGGCCGTCGCAGGCCTGCTGGTACTGCTCCACGGGATCCCTTCCCTCGGGCCCCCGGCCGCCGCCGCCGATTCCGCCGAAATGGAGATCCTGACGCTCGACGACGTGGTCCGGATCACTCTCGAGAACAACCGGGACATCCGCAAGGCCCTGGAGCTTCGCAACGCCCTGGAAGGGAAGTACGTCGAGGAGCGGGCGGCGGCCCTGCCGCAGGTCATCGGCACCGCCCGCGGATCGCGAGGCTGGGACAGCACCCAGGAAGTGTTTCAGATCCCCCCGGAAAACACCACGGTGGGCGCCCAGCTCGGGGTGACCCAGCCCCTGTACACGGGGGGCCAGGTGACCGCGGCGATCCGGGCGGCCCGGGTCGGCCTGGCCATCGCGGAGGACCGGCGGAAGGTCTCCCGGCAGTCGGCGCTGAAGGAGGCCACCACGACCTTCCATGACATCCTGCTGGCCCGCGAGCTGAACGCCATCGCCCTGGAGAATCGGGACCAGAAAGCGCGGTTCCTCGACGAGGCACAAAAGAAAAACACCGCGGGGACGGCGACGGACTACGACGTCCTGGTGGCGAAGGTGGGCCTGGAGAACGCGAAGCCTGTGATCGTGCGCACGGAGAACCAGCTCCTTTCCCTCCGGGAGCGGCTCCGTTTCCTGCTGGGGCGGGACAGCCGGCCGATCGACGTGCGCGGAGACCTCGCTGCGGAGATCGTCCCCTACCCGGAATACGGGAAGGCCCTTGCGAGCGCCGTGGAGAACCGCCCCGAGTTGTCCGACATCCGCCACCGGATCGGGGTCACGGAAGAGCTGGTGACGATCGCGAAGGCGGGCACCATGCCGCGGCTGGACGTCCAGGCGGACCTCGGCTGGAGGGACAGCACGTTCGGGGACGTAAGCGCCACCGGCAAGGTCTGGTCCGCGGGGCTGTTCGCGTCGTGGCCGCTGTTCGACGGTCTGCGCACCCGGGGCCGGGTCGCCCAGGCCAGGAGCGACCAGAGCACGCTGCGCATCGAGGAGGCCCAGCTCCTCGACGGCGTCGCCCTGCAGGTCCGGGACGCGACGAACGCCGTCCGGGATGCGGGGGAGGTCGTCCGGGCGATCACCGACACCGTCGGGCAGGCGGAGCGCCTCCTGGCTCTCGCGGAGAAGGGGTACGAGTACGGGGTGAAGACGAAGCTGGAGGTGGACGACGCCAATTTCAACCTCAACCAGGCACGGGTCAACCTCGCGCAGGCGCGCCGCGATTACCTGGTCGCCAACCTGAACCTCCGGTACGCGATGGGAACGTTGGGGGAGGAATGGACCGCGTCGTACGACACGGTCGAGACGTTTACCCCCGCGACGTCCCCGGTCGGGGTGGCGCGGGAAGTTCTGGAAGGCCGGCCGGCGCTCAACCGGTAG
- a CDS encoding ATP-binding protein, whose amino-acid sequence MTPLRSRIAEAVDGIGLSAEQREGILRRLETHLDALVRAAAAERDERIEALSTRVRQAEEQLAQAQRMEAIGRLTGGIAHDFNNLLTGILGYSSLLKTFLPENGRGYEAAAYIERSARRASELTRQLLAYSRRETPRFRPVDLRKVTGEAIEILARSVNKNVEIHTDFHHPQEPVSGDAGALVQALLNLGVNAADAMPGGGHLTFSTALFVSDGEVHLNDVLVPEGRYVSICVADTGCGIPEEIRSEVFAPFFTTKAPGEGTGLGLSMVYGCVRTHGGFLRLVSSVGVGTTFQILLPVLEESGDADEPREAGMEVPRGTEIVLVVDDEEIPLNLLCDVLRSLGYTTLPASAGEEAIEILRHAPEKVDLVIVDQIMAGMDGIETVARLRAIRPTVRTILCSGSAEAERTPSGAVPGGFDDFLQKPYERETLARKVRSVLDARPSNN is encoded by the coding sequence TTGACCCCGCTCCGATCCCGAATCGCGGAAGCCGTCGACGGGATCGGCCTTTCCGCGGAACAGCGGGAGGGGATCCTCCGCCGGCTGGAAACGCACCTCGACGCATTGGTGCGCGCAGCGGCCGCGGAGCGGGACGAGCGGATCGAGGCGCTGTCGACCCGGGTCCGCCAGGCCGAGGAGCAGCTGGCGCAGGCGCAGAGGATGGAGGCGATCGGGCGGCTGACCGGCGGGATCGCCCACGACTTCAACAACCTCCTGACCGGGATTCTCGGCTACTCTTCGCTCCTCAAGACGTTCCTCCCCGAAAACGGCCGGGGGTACGAGGCGGCCGCCTACATCGAACGGTCCGCCCGCCGCGCCTCCGAGCTGACCCGGCAGCTGCTCGCCTATTCCCGGCGGGAGACCCCGAGGTTCCGTCCGGTGGATCTGCGGAAAGTGACCGGGGAGGCGATCGAGATCCTCGCCCGCTCCGTGAACAAGAACGTCGAGATCCACACCGATTTCCATCACCCCCAGGAACCCGTGTCGGGAGACGCGGGGGCCCTCGTGCAGGCGCTGCTGAACCTGGGGGTCAACGCCGCCGACGCCATGCCCGGCGGGGGACACCTGACGTTCTCCACCGCCCTCTTCGTTTCCGACGGGGAGGTCCACCTGAACGACGTCCTCGTTCCCGAGGGGCGGTACGTCTCCATCTGCGTGGCCGACACGGGGTGCGGCATCCCGGAGGAGATTCGAAGCGAGGTCTTCGCCCCCTTCTTCACGACCAAGGCGCCGGGCGAGGGGACGGGGCTCGGCCTCTCGATGGTGTACGGCTGCGTCCGCACCCACGGGGGATTCCTGCGCCTCGTCAGCAGCGTCGGCGTGGGCACGACGTTCCAGATCCTTCTCCCGGTCCTGGAGGAATCGGGGGATGCCGACGAACCGCGCGAGGCCGGGATGGAGGTTCCCCGGGGAACCGAGATCGTGCTCGTCGTCGACGACGAGGAGATCCCCCTGAATCTCCTGTGCGACGTGCTCCGTTCCCTGGGGTACACGACCCTCCCCGCCTCCGCCGGCGAGGAGGCGATCGAGATCCTTCGCCACGCGCCGGAAAAGGTGGACCTGGTGATCGTGGACCAGATCATGGCCGGGATGGACGGCATCGAAACCGTCGCGCGCCTCCGAGCCATCCGTCCGACCGTCCGGACGATCCTCTGCTCCGGGTCCGCCGAAGCGGAGAGAACGCCCTCCGGCGCCGTTCCGGGCGGGTTCGACGATTTCCTCCAGAAGCCGTACGAGCGGGAGACGCTGGCCCGCAAGGTACGGTCCGTTCTCGACGCAAGACCGTCAAATAATTGA
- a CDS encoding FliA/WhiG family RNA polymerase sigma factor, with amino-acid sequence MMQGQAALSKDRIRKASPRKSRKPDRDAIVNDFLPGIRMHAARLKMRIPPHIETDDLVSSGVVGLLDALNRYDDSRGIKFKTYAEFRIRGAMLDYLREMDWFPRSARQHSTRLQQTYTRLENILGRAPEEEEVAENLGVTVDELRKQLATFVGMTVFSLDALQDEDEESGAGWRHVLAEAAMDESREEELTRELKDVLGKAIDMLPEREQQLIAFYYQEDLTLREISRIFGLGEPRVCQLHAQAVLRLKGKINRHFR; translated from the coding sequence ATGATGCAGGGACAGGCAGCGCTTTCCAAGGACAGGATCCGAAAGGCATCCCCCCGGAAATCCCGCAAACCCGACCGGGACGCGATCGTCAACGACTTCCTCCCGGGCATCCGCATGCACGCCGCGCGTCTGAAGATGCGCATCCCTCCCCACATCGAGACCGACGATCTCGTCAGCTCCGGCGTCGTGGGACTGCTGGACGCGCTGAACCGGTACGACGATTCCCGCGGGATCAAGTTCAAGACGTACGCCGAGTTCCGCATCCGTGGAGCCATGCTCGACTACCTCCGGGAAATGGACTGGTTCCCGCGGTCCGCGAGGCAGCACTCGACCCGGCTGCAGCAGACCTATACCCGTCTCGAAAACATCCTCGGAAGGGCTCCCGAGGAAGAGGAGGTCGCGGAGAACCTGGGGGTCACCGTCGACGAGCTTCGCAAGCAGCTGGCCACGTTCGTGGGGATGACCGTCTTCTCCCTCGACGCGCTCCAGGACGAGGACGAGGAGTCCGGCGCGGGGTGGCGTCACGTGCTCGCCGAGGCGGCGATGGACGAGAGCCGGGAAGAGGAGCTCACCCGGGAACTGAAGGACGTTCTCGGGAAGGCGATCGACATGCTCCCCGAGCGCGAACAACAGCTGATCGCGTTCTACTATCAGGAGGACCTGACCCTGCGCGAGATCAGCCGGATCTTCGGGCTGGGCGAGCCCCGCGTCTGCCAGCTTCACGCGCAGGCGGTCTTGCGGCTGAAGGGAAAGATCAACCGTCACTTCCGGTAG
- a CDS encoding 2-oxoacid:acceptor oxidoreductase subunit alpha → MGIDVNIRVTGGAGQGVHTAGELLCRLAVAAGHHFHATQDYMSRIRGGRNAYTVRIREIPVRAGRPQADIVLSLDPRNLPRTLASLSPTGIVVCDLPAGGAGSADPRVIAAPLKELAVSAGSPILANIVGAGIVARALGIPPETVDRVLALEFKGDFLEKNRQAARIGAGWASPRVPEGYLLPAAAFHPRLILSGNEALALGAVAGGCKFAAGYPMTPGSGILLGLSVDGPPLGLVFEQAEDEIAALNMAIGASYAGARAMVATSGGGFALMAEALSLAGILETPVVVALGMRPGPATGMPTRTGQEDLAFVLSAGHGEFPRLVLSPGSVEEAYALAHHAMEMAEAYQVPCILLTDQYLADTVVDADPGDFPALPVNRRIVHGSDVPRDAKGRYLRYAITGDGVSPMAVPGEPGITVVADSDEHTEDGHLTEDHAVRIAMVEKRTRKGEALEMETLPPLLAGPPDGEVLLIGFGSTKGVIAEAREILSVEGVATAAVHLRQVAPFPARAVSEILDRYRTALTVENNRTGQLARLIRAETGREVSGTIGRFDGLPFTPGEVAERVKERL, encoded by the coding sequence ATGGGCATCGACGTCAACATCCGCGTGACGGGCGGGGCCGGTCAGGGGGTGCACACCGCCGGTGAGCTCCTCTGCCGCCTTGCCGTCGCCGCGGGGCATCACTTCCACGCCACGCAGGACTACATGAGCCGCATCCGCGGGGGGCGGAACGCGTACACCGTCCGGATCCGGGAGATCCCGGTCCGCGCGGGGCGGCCGCAGGCGGATATCGTCCTCTCGCTCGATCCGAGGAACCTCCCGCGCACCCTGGCTTCGCTCTCCCCGACAGGCATCGTCGTATGCGACCTCCCGGCGGGAGGGGCGGGGAGCGCGGATCCCCGGGTGATCGCCGCGCCGCTCAAGGAACTGGCGGTCTCCGCGGGAAGCCCGATCCTCGCGAACATCGTGGGGGCCGGCATCGTCGCCCGCGCGCTCGGAATCCCGCCGGAAACGGTGGACCGGGTCCTCGCCCTCGAGTTCAAGGGCGATTTCCTCGAAAAGAACCGGCAGGCGGCGCGGATCGGGGCCGGGTGGGCTTCGCCGCGCGTCCCTGAGGGGTACCTTCTCCCTGCGGCGGCGTTCCATCCCCGGTTGATCCTGTCCGGGAACGAGGCGCTGGCCCTCGGGGCGGTCGCGGGGGGGTGCAAGTTCGCCGCCGGCTACCCGATGACGCCGGGCAGCGGAATCCTGCTCGGGCTTTCCGTGGATGGCCCCCCGCTGGGGCTCGTCTTCGAGCAGGCCGAGGACGAGATCGCGGCGCTGAACATGGCGATCGGCGCCTCGTACGCGGGGGCGCGGGCGATGGTGGCCACCTCCGGGGGAGGGTTCGCCCTCATGGCGGAGGCGCTTTCGCTGGCGGGGATACTGGAAACGCCCGTGGTGGTGGCGCTGGGGATGCGCCCGGGGCCGGCCACCGGGATGCCGACCCGGACGGGACAGGAGGACCTCGCCTTCGTCCTCTCCGCCGGGCACGGGGAGTTCCCCCGCCTGGTGCTGTCCCCCGGCTCGGTCGAGGAGGCGTACGCGCTGGCGCACCACGCGATGGAGATGGCGGAGGCGTACCAGGTCCCGTGCATCCTCCTCACGGACCAGTACCTCGCCGACACCGTGGTGGACGCCGACCCCGGGGATTTCCCCGCGCTCCCCGTGAACCGGCGGATCGTCCACGGGAGCGACGTGCCGAGGGACGCGAAGGGACGGTATCTCCGGTACGCGATCACGGGGGACGGCGTCTCCCCGATGGCCGTCCCGGGCGAGCCGGGAATCACCGTGGTCGCGGACAGCGACGAGCACACCGAGGACGGCCACCTGACGGAGGATCACGCGGTCCGGATCGCGATGGTGGAGAAGCGGACGAGGAAAGGGGAGGCGCTGGAGATGGAGACGCTGCCGCCGCTCCTCGCCGGCCCCCCGGACGGGGAGGTCCTGCTGATCGGGTTCGGTTCCACGAAGGGGGTGATCGCCGAGGCGCGGGAGATCCTGTCGGTCGAAGGGGTCGCCACCGCGGCGGTCCACCTGCGACAGGTGGCCCCGTTCCCCGCGCGGGCGGTGTCGGAGATCCTCGACCGCTACCGGACCGCCCTCACGGTGGAAAACAATCGCACGGGGCAGCTGGCGCGCCTGATCCGGGCGGAGACCGGACGCGAGGTTTCGGGGACGATCGGACGGTTCGACGGGCTGCCGTTCACTCCGGGGGAAGTCGCGGAACGCGTGAAGGAGCGGTTATGA